A window of the Capricornis sumatraensis isolate serow.1 chromosome 9, serow.2, whole genome shotgun sequence genome harbors these coding sequences:
- the LOC138085842 gene encoding olfactory receptor 7G1-like — translation MKPRNHTDVSEFHLMKLTEDPELKTILFNLFLSMYLVTVLGNLLIILAVISDSHLHTPMYFFLSHLSFTDICLSTTMIPKILVNIQAQSQSITFTGCITQICFALTFVLWENFLLLVMAYDRYVAICHPLRYRVIMNARLCVQLILLSLFTSTADALLHGLMVLRLSFCTDLEIPLFFCEVVQVIKLACSDTLINNILIYSAAGVFGGIPLFGIIFSYIQIVSSILRMPSSSRKYKAFSTCGSHLSVVSLFYGTAFGVYISSAVTESSRKIAVASMMYTVVTPVMNPFIYSLRNKDMKGALRKLFGRISSL, via the coding sequence ATGAAACCCAGAAACCACACAGATGTTTCAGAATTCCATCTTATGAAACTGACAGAGGACCCAGAATTGAAGACCATCCTCTTCAACCTGTTCCTGTCCATGTACCTGGTCACTGTCCTGGGAAACCTGCTCATCATCCTGGCTGTCATCTCTgactcccacctccacacccccatgtacttctttctcTCCCATCTGTCCTTTACAGACATCTGTTTAAGCACAACCATGATCCCAAAGATCCTAGTGAACATCCAAGCACAGAGTCAGAGCATCACTTTTACAGGCTGCATCACCCAGATCTGCTTTGCCCTGACTTTTGTTTTGTGGGAAAATTTTCTCCTTTTAGtaatggcctatgaccgctatgtggctATTTGTCATCCACTGAGATACAGAGTCATCATGAACGCTCGCCTCTGTGTTCAGCTGATTCTACTCTCCTTGTTCACCAGCACTGCAGACGCCCTGCTCCACGGTCTGATGGTGTTGCGACTGTCTTTCTGCACAGACCTGGAAATCCCCCTCTTCTTCTGTGAAGTTGTTCAGGTCATCAAACTTGCATGTTCTGACACCCTCATCAATAACATCCTGATATATTCAGCAGCTGGTGTATTTGGTGGCATTCCTCTTTTTGGAATCATTTTCTCTTATATCCAAAttgtttcttccattctgagaatGCCATCATCAAGCAGAAAGTATAAAGCTTTTTCCACTTGTGGGTCTcacctctcagttgtgtccttgTTCTATGGGACAGCTTTTGGGGTGTACATTAGTTCTGCAGTTACTGAATCCTCTAGGAAGATTGCAGTGGCTTCCATGATGTACACTGTGGTCACTCCTGTGATGAACCCCTTCATCTACAGCCTGAGGAACAAAGACATGAAGGGAGCCTTGAGGAAGCTCTTTGGAAGAATATCTTCACTGTGA